A genomic stretch from Candidatus Paceibacterota bacterium includes:
- a CDS encoding MGMT family protein → MKPKLQRAYDEDHNFKEKLSFSALVVKYAREVPPGRVTTYGALSRAAGGGSMGARSITSVLAKAWNNGVHDIPFHRIVYSDGRIWMDPQYEAERTKRYKQEKIEIVNGKIKDFQEKLYDFN, encoded by the coding sequence ATGAAACCGAAGCTGCAGCGCGCATATGATGAGGATCATAACTTCAAAGAGAAACTGTCTTTCAGTGCGCTTGTTGTAAAATACGCACGCGAAGTACCGCCTGGGAGAGTAACAACTTATGGAGCACTTTCGCGCGCTGCAGGAGGAGGAAGCATGGGTGCGCGCAGTATCACCAGCGTACTAGCAAAAGCATGGAACAATGGTGTGCACGATATCCCCTTCCATCGTATCGTCTACTCGGATGGGCGCATATGGATGGACCCGCAATACGAAGCTGAACGCACAAAGCGATACAAGCAGGAGAAAATTGAAATTGTTAATGGGAAAATTAAAGACTTTCAAGAAAAACTTTATGACTTTAATTAA
- the ftsE gene encoding cell division ATP-binding protein FtsE, producing MIYFDNVTKRYGNNIVVSDVSLGITEGEFVSIVGHSGAGKTTLIKLLLAEERPTSGAVLYGKQNVHHIASRKMPEFRRKIGTIFQDFKLLPNKTAYENVAFALEAAGRTDNEIHADVPQVLELVDLAAKALHFPHELSGGERQRVAIARALVSQPDVLVADEPTGNLDPMNTYDIVQILKKVNDMGTTVILTTHNKGVIDALKKRVITMENGKVVRDDMQGKYVL from the coding sequence ATGATCTACTTTGATAACGTTACGAAGCGCTATGGTAATAATATTGTTGTTTCTGATGTCTCTCTCGGTATTACCGAGGGTGAGTTTGTCTCAATAGTGGGGCATTCAGGAGCAGGCAAAACGACCCTTATTAAGCTGCTTCTTGCAGAAGAGAGGCCGACCAGTGGTGCTGTGCTTTATGGCAAGCAAAACGTACATCATATTGCTTCACGGAAGATGCCGGAGTTTCGTCGCAAGATTGGAACAATATTTCAGGACTTCAAGTTGCTTCCGAATAAGACTGCATATGAAAATGTTGCTTTTGCGCTCGAAGCCGCTGGGCGTACCGATAATGAAATCCATGCTGATGTGCCGCAGGTCTTGGAGCTTGTCGACCTTGCAGCAAAAGCGCTCCATTTCCCGCATGAGCTTTCGGGTGGAGAGCGTCAGCGTGTTGCGATTGCCCGCGCACTTGTCTCTCAACCTGATGTGCTTGTCGCTGATGAGCCAACAGGAAATCTCGATCCAATGAATACTTATGATATCGTTCAGATCTTGAAGAAGGTGAACGATATGGGGACGACGGTGATTCTTACGACGCACAATAAGGGGGTGATTGATGCACTCAAGAAACGCGTTATTACCATGGAAAATGGGAAGGTGGTCAGAGATGACATGCAAGGTAAATATGTTCTTTAA